In a genomic window of Styela clava chromosome 11, kaStyClav1.hap1.2, whole genome shotgun sequence:
- the LOC120348142 gene encoding uncharacterized protein LOC120348142 → MAANPGTSYPKQFETPAQNSVMSTANVQPQQQAPVGQVTMAQTQPQGAAMSQLKPRKKYKNVLFYLGTVEIILAVLCGIFCVVTLILGAINSPSYIVHDRWNDQHHEYRVTYGTNTVAHGIWCGAVLLVSGILGLKTKHHTSPCMYRANMTFSILAAIFMVILLCLSVMSILTIYPRSYRYIVMPFHIILAILGFIGMTICIIHAAFCCAGICCRNKFQQINVTYTAQQGQTVQLANGQYVMMPQGCQTSRAMCFAPTTVPVQAGGASSMQYAATAIPTQVGGALTMQPPPMPTQARALPQGQYANMPAQTGITPVPAPMSSQSSAAFPAGQSSQQATAPYSTMPTQPLITEDREDQISANPPEYNKK, encoded by the coding sequence ATGGCTGCGAATCCAGGCACCAGTTACCCCAAGCAATTTGAAACTCCAGCGCAGAATTCTGTAATGTCAACTGCAAATGTTCAACCACAACAACAAGCTCCAGTCGGACAAGTTACGATGGCACAAACTCAACCACAAGGGGCAGCAATGAGTCAACTCAAACCAcggaaaaaatacaaaaatgttcTGTTTTATCTTGGAACAGTGGAGATCATTTTAGCGGTACTCTGTGGCATTTTTTGTGTTGTGACCCTTATCCTGGGAGCAATAAATTCTCCCTCTTATATTGTCCATGACCGTTGGAATGATCAACACCATGAATATAGAGTCACATATGGCACCAATACGGTGGCACACGGAATATGGTGCGGCGCTGTCCTTCTAGTATCTGGCATCCTGGGATTGAAAACTAAGCACCATACATCACCGTGTATGTACCGGGCTAACATGACTTTCAGTATTTTGGCAGCAATTTTTATGGTGATTCTACTCTGTTTGTCTGTCATGAGTATTTTGACGATTTACCCACGTTCATATAGATACATAGTTATGCCTTTCCATATTATCCTTGCCATCCTTGGATTTATAGGCATGACAATCTGTATTATCCATGCAGCGTTTTGCTGTGCTGGAATTTGCTGTCGAAATAAGTTCCAGCAAATTAATGTAACTTACACAGCACAACAAGGTCAAACGGTGCAACTTGCAAATGGTCAGTATGTTATGATGCCACAAGGTTGCCAAACATCAAGAGCTATGTGTTTTGCACCCACAACTGTGCCTGTCCAGGCTGGAGGAGCCTCCTCAATGCAGTATGCGGCGACCGCCATTCCCACTCAAGTGGGTGGAGCCCTGACAATGCAGCCACCCCCTATGCCCACCCAGGCTAGAGCTCTACCGCAAGGGCAGTATGCAAACATGCCAGCTCAAACTGGAATAACCCCCGTACCAGCTCCCATGTCTTCCCAAAGCTCTGCAGCATTTCCCGCCGGACAATCATCTCAGCAAGCTACAGCTCCTTATTCCACAATGCCCACGCAACCCTTAATAACCGAAGATCGAGAAGACCAGATTAGCGCAAATCCTCCAGAATATAATaagaaataa